Proteins encoded in a region of the Cardiocondyla obscurior isolate alpha-2009 linkage group LG18, Cobs3.1, whole genome shotgun sequence genome:
- the LOC139109519 gene encoding LOW QUALITY PROTEIN: ankyrin repeat and SOCS box protein 2-like (The sequence of the model RefSeq protein was modified relative to this genomic sequence to represent the inferred CDS: substituted 2 bases at 2 genomic stop codons) yields MWRMKFWQTRTKKITREWLVGDIRETALQIAAXQGSIDLLNQLYEKGAGINSTDKIGRCALYYAAHNGNAEVTKWLLQHGANTDVKVGIHSCSRLALHQLAKSHPVEKKVGLVKIFYKFLIRVKEREIALILFFFFFEREYFIXLPSNVCPNTISLHETVKYNYADVVRLLANAGANVNVKDKRQITPLLLAGSAVYRDDVNEMTKFVEIIRSLTATAKVSINIIHPDTGISQSSVM; encoded by the coding sequence ATGTGGCGGATGAAATTTTGGCAAACGAGAACGAAGAAAATAACGAGAGAATGGCTAGTAGGTGATATTCGAGAGACAGCCCTACAGATAGCTGCATAGCAAGGGAGCATAGATCTCCTGAATCAACTTTACGAAAAAGGCGCCGGGATAAACAGCACAGACAAAATTGGCAGGTGCGCTCTGTATTACGCGGCACACAACGGTAACGCTGAAGTGACAAAGTGGCTTCTACAGCACGGAGCAAACACCGATGTCAAAGTCGGTATCCACTCGTGCAGCAGGCTCGCTTTACACCAGCTTGCAAAATCTCATCCCGTGGAAAAGAAAGTGGGtctcgtgaaaatattttataaatttctaattcgagtaaaagaaagggaaattgcactcattctttttttttttttttttgaacgggagtattttatttaactaccATCGAACGTATGCCCGAATACGATATCTTTGCACGAAAcggtaaaatataattacgcggATGTCGTGCGTCTTTTGGCGAACGCCGGCGCGAATGTAAACGTGAAAGACAAACGTCAGATTACTCCTCTGCTCTTGGCAGGAAGCGCGGTGTACCGCGATGATGTTAATGAGATGACTAAGTTCGTCGAGATCATCAGATCTCTCACCGCGACCGCGAAGGTGTCTATAAACATTATTCATCCGGATACAGGTATTAGTCAATCGAGCGTTATGTAA
- the LOC139109524 gene encoding uncharacterized protein, with translation MAKVPSYQTELNFFIFTIIACIVLINLMIGLTVNDFQSRYTSITETSGVCRIFREGDVTPNFSWQLATSSLKNAVALETRYSHKYYVGLS, from the exons ATGGCAAAGGTACCTTCCTACCAgacagaattaaatttttttatctttactaTTATCGCTTGTATCGTTTTGATTAATCTCATGATTGGTCTAACGGTCAATGACTTTC AGAGCAGATATACGTCGATTACTGAAACAAGCGGAGTTTGTCGCATATTTAGAGAGGGTGACGTCACGCCGAATTTTTCGTGGCAATTGGCTACATCCTCGCTTAAGAATGCAGTTGCACTTGAGACACGATATTCCCACAAATATTACGTTGGTCtctcgtga
- the LOC139109521 gene encoding cysteine-rich protein 1 — MPNCPKCDKPVYFAERKTSLGKDWHGSCLRCEKCNKTLTPGGHAEHEGKPYCNHPCYSALFGPGGFGRGGAESYVYNK, encoded by the exons ATGCCGAATTGCCCGAAGTGCGACAAGCCTGTGTATTTCG CCGAGAGGAAGACATCCTTAGGCAAAGATTGGCACGGTTCGTGTTTACGCTGCGAGAAATGCAATAAGACCTTAACACCCGGGGGTCATGCCGAGCACGAAGGGAAACCCTATTGCAATCACCCTTGCTATTCAGCTCTGTTCGGTCCAGGAG GTTTCGGACGCGGCGGTGCCGAGAGTTACGTTtacaataaatga